A region of the Festucalex cinctus isolate MCC-2025b chromosome 8, RoL_Fcin_1.0, whole genome shotgun sequence genome:
TGCACTTTTGTCAAATCATTTTGACAGGTGTGACGttacttcctgtcccgctcctTCACTTTCTGTCCCGCCCCtatgcccatatttggacttcctaATGTCGTCACACTACCTTCATGACTGGACATGTCCTCAGCCACCGGAAGTATGATGTCATAGGAAGTCCATATTTGGGTAAAGGGGGCGGAACTTCGACAGGAAGTGAAGGGACGGGGCCTAGACCAGAAGTCAGGGGGAGGGACTTAGAGCGGAATTTAGGGGGTGGGACAAGAAGTGACGTCACACctgtcaaaattatttgatgagAAGTGCATTGAAAACCTCTCAATGAGCGGTAGATGTGATTGactttcttctacttcttcctaTGAAATCTATTTAATTTTTTCACTATAATGTTTCTTTGCTGTTTCACTTATGTTGATGTTATGATGGCACCAGGATTCATTTCAAACCCTTCTTTGTGTGACTGCGCTGCAGGCTTCAGACGGCTCCTACACAGGTTTCATCAAAGTTCACCTGAGGCTCAGTCGACCCGTCACAGTGCCGGCTGTGGAGGTGGTTCCGGGAGGCCCTGACGGATCACCGGCAGGGGGCCGAGACAGTGGGCAGGGTGAGGACAGGACCTCCTTCTACCTCCCATGTGACTGCGTGAAGCAGTTGCACATCAGTTCCACGACGACCACCAGAGAAGTGATCCAGGGCTTGCTGAAGAAGTTCATGGTGTTGGATAATCCTCGCAAGTTTGCCTTGTACAGACAGACGCATCGTGACGGACAAGGTGAGGAAGGAGTAACACCTCGACGTGTCACACAAACAAGCGTATAGTTGAACacgcttttgtttttctgtcagaTTTGTTCCAGAAACTTCCTCTATGTGAGCGACCCCTTCTTCTGAGACTGATAGCAGGGCCTGACCCGGAGCAGCTCAGTTTTGTCCTCAAGGAGAACGAGACCGGAGAAG
Encoded here:
- the rassf5 gene encoding ras association domain-containing protein 5 isoform X3 is translated as MTVNTEPTPSMTSSNSMSSGYCSLDDDSEDFTFFTAKTSFFRKPRHPVKKSEAKEEEDGSIKDLPKEEVNTRIEEYNSRVSENGMKLASDGSYTGFIKVHLRLSRPVTVPAVEVVPGGPDGSPAGGRDSGQGEDRTSFYLPCDCVKQLHISSTTTTREVIQGLLKKFMVLDNPRKFALYRQTHRDGQDLFQKLPLCERPLLLRLIAGPDPEQLSFVLKENETGEVEWHAFSVPELQNFLVILDKEEAERVRAVETKYTMYRRKLQQALQQHDP